In Pogoniulus pusillus isolate bPogPus1 chromosome 41, bPogPus1.pri, whole genome shotgun sequence, a genomic segment contains:
- the TMPRSS9 gene encoding transmembrane protease serine 9: protein MDQLKPVVVPQRRGLRGSCWKVAVAATAVGTVAALYLGILLACQPSGETSFEHTVELRGISFDSSLQLESSDYYRVLTPALERLFLSSVQDSQLDWSCTGCTILGYRSGNSSVLVRFRLRFSPQDSQPLSSSLEEEALRHGLAAALREQGLSLAAYGTISSASLTGGSEVSPHRAGLKSGSCPADAFTCHNSQCVGKANPECDGRQDCADGSDERGCECGSRPAMQAASRIVGGSEASRGEFPWQVSLRENNEHYCGAAILTRKWLVSAAHCFTEFQDPAMWAAYTGTTSLRGAERGAVQLGIARIITHPSYDPDTADYDVAVLELKRPVPFTKYIQPVCLPGAGHHFPTSKKCLISGWGYLKEDFLVKPEFLQKATVELLDQALCASLYSHALTDRMMCAGYLEGKVDSCQGDSGGPLVCQEPSGKFFLAGIVSWGIGCAEARRPGVYTRVTKLRHWILEAISALPTSSDHSVPLTDPSTHGQVGSMPQLNTTAAMPTATAATAASKPLPAAGPQGCGARPGFSKPSRIVGGAEASPGEVPWQVSLREASGHFCGATIIAERWLLSAAHCFNQTSPEELEAQAGTTSLNGSEGSRVRANISRVLQHPLYNPILLDFDVALLELATPLPFGKHIQPICLPAAAQDFPVGKKCLISGWGDLQEGNGTNSETLQKASVGIIEQETCDFLYNFSLTDRMLCAGFLQGKVDSCQGDSGGPLACEMTPGVFYLAGIVSWGIGCAQAMQPGVYSRITKVRDWILDTISQLPRPGTGSPSSSAITTTSTAAMPPQQPSTAAASPAPEVATTTASNATSTAPEPTQPARPTQPPVVPCTSLTFRCSSKVCIGKENPECDGVLDCSDGWDEHGCDCGSAPAVPAVPAGRIVGGSSAAQGEWPWQVSLWLRRKEHKCGAVLIADRWLLSAAHCFDIYSDPKSWVAFLGTALLSGAGGSARDISRIHKHPFYNVYSLDYDVALLELSSPVPFSSTIGPICLPDPSHVFPEGGRCFITGWGSTKEGGLMAKHLQKAAVNMIADQACKRFYPVQISSRMLCAGFPQGTVDSCSGDAGGPLACKEPSGKWFLAGITSWGYGCARPHFPGVYTKVTAVQGWIAQNLKL, encoded by the exons ATGGACCAGCTCAAGCCAGTGGTAGTGCCCCAGAGAAGAGGActgaggggcagctgctggaaggtggcaGTGGCAGCCACGGCGGTGGGCACCGTGGCAGCTCTCTacctgggcatcctgctgg cctgccagCCCTCGGGGGAGACCAGCTTTGAGCACACGGTGGAGCTGCGAGGGATCAGCTTcgacagcagcctgcagctggagagctcaGACTACTACAGGGTGCTGACCCCTGCCCTCGAGAGGCTG tTCCTGTCCAGTGTCCAGGACTCACAGCTGGACTGGAGCTGCACAGGTTGCACCATCCTGGGCTACAG GAGCGGCAACTCCAGCGTCCTCGTCCGCTTCCGCCTGCGCTTCAGCCCGCAGGACTCGCAGCcgctgagctccagcctggaggaggaggctctcaggcatgggctggcagctgccctgcgGGAGCAGggcctgtccctggctgcctacGGGACCATATCCTCAGCCTCCCTCACAG GTGGCAGTGAGGTTTCTCCCCACAGAGCTGGGCTGAAATCAG ggagctgccctgCAGACGCCTTCACCTGCCACAACAGCCAGTGCGTGGGGAAGGCAAACCCCGAGTGCGACGGGCGGCAGGACTGCGCCGACGGCTCCGACGAGCGCGGCTGTG AGTGCGGGAGCCGCCCTGCcatgcaggctgccagcaggatcGTGGGGGGCTCGGAGGCGTCCCGGGGGGAGTTCCCGTGGCAGGTCAGCCTGCGGGAGAACAACGAACACTACTGCGGCGCTGCCATCCTGACGCGCAAGTGGTTGGTGTCCGCTGCCCACTGCTTCACCGA gTTTCAGGACCCGGCCATGTGGGCAGCTTACACTGGCACCACGTCGCTGCGGGGCGCGGAGCGCGGGGCGGTGCAGCTGGGCATAGCGCGGATCATCACCCACCCCTCCTACGACCCCGACACCGCCGACTACGACGTGGCCGTGCTGGAGCTGAAGAGACCTGTGCCCTTCACCAAGTACATCCAGCCCGtctgcctgccaggagctgggcacCACTTCCCCACCAGCAAGAAGTGCCTCATCTCGGGCTGGGGCTACCTCAAGGAGGATTTCT TGGTGAAGCCTGagttcctgcagaaagccaCCGTGGAGCTGCTGGACCAGGCACTGTGTGCCAGCCTCTACAGCCATGCCCTCACCGACAGGATGATGTGTGCTGGCTACCTGGAGGGCAAAGTCGACTCCTGCCAG GGGGACTCTGGGGGGCCCTTGGTGTGCCAGGAACCCTCTGGCAAGTTCTTCCTGGCGGGCATCGTGAGCTGGGGCATTGGCTGCGCCGAGGCCAGGCGGCCTGGCGTCTACACCCGCGTCACCAAGCTCCGCCACTGGATCCTGGAGGCCATCTCTgccctgcccacctccagcgACCACTCTGTGCCCCTGACAGACCCCAGCACCCACGGCCAGGTTGGCAGCATGCCACAGCTCAACACCACCGCGGCCATGCCCACTGCCACCgcagccacagctgccagcaagccactgcctgcagcagggccacaAG GGTGTGGAGCCCGCCCTGGGTTCTCCAAGCCCAGCAGGATCGTGGGGGGAGCAGAAGCCTCCCCGGGAGAGGTGCCCTGGCAGGTCAGCCTGCGGGAAGCCTCGGGGCACTTCTGCGGAGCCACCATCATCGCCGAGCGCTGGCTGCTGTCCGCAGCTCACTGCTTCAACCA GACGagcccagaggagctggaagctcaggCGGGCACAACCTCACTGAACGGGAGCGAGGGGAGCAGAGTGAGAGCCAACatcagcagggtgctgcagcatCCCCTCTACAACCCCATACTGCTCGACTTCGACGTGGcgctgctggagctggccacaCCTCTGCCCTTCGGCAAGCACATCCAACCCATCTGCCTGCCAGCTGCCGCGCAGGACTTCCCCGTGGGCAAGAAGTGCCTCATCTCCGGCTGGGGAGACCTCCAGGAGGGCAATG GCACCAACTCGGAGACCCTGCAGAAAGCCTCTGTGGGCATCATCGAGCAGGAGACCTGCGACTTCCTCTACAACTTCTCCCTCACCGACAGGATGCTCTGCGCTGGCTTCCTGCAGGGCAAGGTGGACTCCTGCCAG GGGGACTCGGGCGGACCCCTGGCCTGCGAGATGACCCCAGGAGTGTTCTACCTGGCTGGCATCGTGAGCTGGGGCAttggctgtgcccaggccatgCAGCCTGGGGTGTACTCCAGAATCACCAAGGTCAGGGACTGGATCCTGGATACCATCTCACAGCTGCCCAGGCCTGGCACGGGCAGCCCTTCCAGCTCAGCCATCACCACAACTTCCACTGCAGCCATGcccccccagcagcccagcacagcagctgccagtccAGCCCCGGAGGTGGCAACGACCACAGCCAGCAACGCAACCTCCACGGCTCCGGAGCCCACTCAGCCTGCCAGGCCCACGCAGCCCCCAG TGGTGCCTTGtaccagcctcaccttcaggtGCTCCAGCAAGGTCTGCATTGGCAAGGAGAACCCTGAGTGCGACGGCGTCCTGGACTGCAGCGACGGCTGGGACGAGCACGGCTGCG ACTGCGGCTCAGCCCCCGCCGTGCCCGCCGTGCCCGCCGGCAGGATCGTGGGCGGCAGCAGCGCGGCGCAGGGCGAGTGGCCCTGGCAGGTCAGCCTCTGGCTGCGGCGCAAGGAGCACAAGTGCGGAGCTGTCCTCATCGCCGACCGCTGGCTGCTGTCTGCCGCTCACTGCTTCGACAT ttaCAGCGACCCCAAGTCGTGGGTGGCCTTCCTGGGCACGGCGCTGCTGAGCGGGGCGGGGGGCTCGGCGCGGGACATCTCCCGCATCCACAAGCATCCCTTCTACAACGTCTACAGCCTGGACTACGACGTGGCcctgctggagctcagcagccctgtgcccttCAGCAGCACCATCGGCCCCATCTGCCTGCCAGACCCCTCCCACGTCTTCCCTGAGGGGGGCAGGTGCTTCATCACGGGCTGGGGCTCCACCAAGGAAGGAG GCCTCATGGCCAAGCacctgcagaaggcagcagtgaaCATGATTGCAGACCAGGCCTGCAAGAGGTTCTACCCAGTGCAGatcagcagcaggatgctgtgtgctggcttCCCACAGGGCACCGTGGACAGCTGCTCA ggcgATGCAGGAGGGCCCCTGGCGTGCAAAGAACCCTCAGGGAAGTGGTTCCTGGCAGGGATCACGAGCTGGGGCTATGGCTGTGCCAGGCCACACTTCCCTGGGGTCTACACCAAAGTcacagctgtgcagggctggattGCACAGAACCTCAAGCTCTGA
- the TIMM13 gene encoding mitochondrial import inner membrane translocase subunit Tim13 — protein sequence MESSFGSDFGSEFGSGGGGGGKLDPGLIMEQVKVQIAVANAQELLQRMTDKCFRKCIGKPGGALDNSEQKCIAMCMDRYMDSWNAVSRAYNARLQRERANM from the exons ATGGAGAGCAGCTTCGGCTCCGACTTCGGCTCCGAGTTCGGCTCCgggggcggcgggggcggcAAGCTGGACCCGGGGCTCATCATGGAGCAGGTGAAGGTGCAGATCGCCGTGGCCAACgcgcaggagctgctgcag CGCATGACGGACAAGTGCTTTCGGAAGTGCATCGGGAAGCCCGGCGGGGCCCTGGACAACTCGGAGCAG AAGTGCATCGCCATGTGCATGGACCGGTACATGGACTCCTGGAACGCCGTGTCGCGGGCGTACAACGCTCGGCTGCAGCGGGAGAGAGCCAACATGTGA